TCTATGGAAAAAATCTGTCAAGAATTTAGCGACTACGGTTGATATAGATCTTGGCATAGATCGATTTATTGTCTCTTCTTTTTAAGGATTTTTTAATACCTACACCATCAAAGATTAAGGTAGGAACAAATATTCCAAGATTATTAAAAGATTTAGGCTTTATTGTTGGATTTAAAGGGAGAGAGGGGTATATTCAATTAGAGCATCCAGATCTTATTGTTGAATTTTTGGTTCCTGAGAAAGGGTATGGATTAAACAAGCCTTACCAATTGCCGCAATTCGGTCTCAATGCTCAAGCTTTAAGATTTTTGAATCTACTTATACAAGATACGATAAAGGTTAAAATTGAAGGTGCTGAGATTACGCTTCCTCATTCAGCTAACTTTGCTCTGCATAAATTAATCATACTTCAAAGGCGTACTAAAGAAGAGAGAATAATAAAGGATAGAAGTACCGCTATAGAGATTCTTAGAGCTTTGATAAGTAAAGGCGAAACGGTAATTATTAAATGTCTTTTTAATTCAATGATTCCGAAATGGCAGAATAAAGTTATAAAAGGATTAAAGGAGATTCAGGAAAAAGAAATATTAAATTTGTTGGATCTAAGTATTAAAAGATAATAGATTTTAAAAAAATATATT
The Candidatus Kaelpia imicola genome window above contains:
- a CDS encoding GSU2403 family nucleotidyltransferase fold protein, whose amino-acid sequence is MSLLFKDFLIPTPSKIKVGTNIPRLLKDLGFIVGFKGREGYIQLEHPDLIVEFLVPEKGYGLNKPYQLPQFGLNAQALRFLNLLIQDTIKVKIEGAEITLPHSANFALHKLIILQRRTKEERIIKDRSTAIEILRALISKGETVIIKCLFNSMIPKWQNKVIKGLKEIQEKEILNLLDLSIKR